The DNA sequence aatttataacttaaataggaatatttaataaaataattaaaataagtttcagaaagaatctagttagttaaaattctttattgaattaaatacaagaaaaatacaaatagtttatctagaaataatatcttaaactaagagtgtttttcttaaaattaactataaaatattaaaatgaaaataaatttcatatattttaaaagttaattatgttgctaatcaattttgttAAGTTAAACTAATTTCATTAACCTaacacagttatccaaatcaggcaaatgggccttcacaattggggtagttcatgtgagggggagctgggttcagtatgtcgtacccacttctattggcccccaactctcacacaaggcccaaaagagaggaatttaaccataaaatgaacaattgttattaattgaatagaaacaaaaactaaattggcctaaataaaatctatcatggtgtgacattttatttagcaacaacctatatgcatataaacataaagtaaacatataagcTCACACACGCATACAGATTGGATGGattctatcatgttactaggtcatacacagatgaaagaagaatgtaaaatttaccagttacaaattatttacttgacctattgacaattgaaccatgggttaaaatcagattattggatctgtcaacaagttaaccatggcaatttagatcaagcaataataggttttgaaaaaaacttacaaacaatctaaaacacatactcctgcaacaagttagattggatagttggatgtaggatttatttaatttaaaatattaatttcgaaaataataaataaataaaaaatattttcagttttaagtaaaataaaataatatttaaaattaaacctacaatttttgaaaaaattaggtttctactaacctaaatatcatttcaaaaaattgctaaccaccttttaaattttcatgttattttataaattaaatattcaataaaataaaatgataaatacatacccttttctgattttataatttaatttaagtaaaaataacaaaatttaaaagttagcaaaaatatcttatttccttttaaaataccatgattatagtaatcttattttaaatctaaataaggtcaaattacttaaaatagaatattttataaaaggaatttaatatgtgaccttagatttaaaaatatgataaaataatcaaattttaaaaaataagaaaagaagtaagcaaaaatagatttttacctattttcaaattcaaattacactaatatctaaaattaatttttttttaaaaaaaatcaaattaatttatttctgataattttagatttgaaatatgaaaagtaaaaatcaaaatacaaaactacacaaaaaatcggaagttaatttcatgaaatagcatgaaaaatcgaagaaaaacgaaaaaacttTGAggtgtacggacggtatgcaaagcacaccatccaggtgcacatccttgggcgcaaggggctgcttgggcgcacaaagggTGCCGCGAAGCTTGACCCACGCGCACGagggtgtgtcaccacccccgattttttcaaaacttcaaaaaattataactaattcaaataaaatcgaaattaagttctgtaaaaaattaaattgcttaattttttccaaactatccaataaaaataattccagaaatgaaaattcaattatttttcataaaatttcacaagcatcaatcaatcatcatataacacacagatcaacatgaaaccatccagaTCAATATATATcatcattttaattcatatttaatgaaagtaaatcattaccatggctctggtgccaattgttggaaatattttaccaggatctagatttactaccatgtatgtttcattaacatcctaatatgaattctaaaacaatgaaataaacacatataaagtttaggaaaccatacattgggtgcagcagaatataatgactccttccgttcagatctctagcccttgattcctttctgtagcagagcatcatcaagatctgaacctggatctctttctctccttcctttggtgctgattctccttcttgttgtttggattcttcacagtcttacacactatgattgagataccacttgatgtgtgtgggcactactctatcactcaaggctatttcaaaattgaagagaagaaaagaagagaggggtggctatggcttttctctgaaagaaacaatatgCAAGTCTCATAGTTTCCTGATGCCTTCACTTTCtattatagaatgccatctaggtttaggttagaattatatgacattaaaataataaaaatacaaatggtaaaaggcttgcatagtggccggccatataaggaaattgggcctcactttgcaactttcccattttgtcatttttcaatctcattttctcaaaaaggccaattttccaatttaaccatttaaatgccaattctaattatttaataactaaaaaataattattaaataatattgttatttaatatatttattaatttagacatataaagtcgcttaatcaataaataaacctagaatctcttttctttacaatttcgcccttgcttagtgaaaattcataaactagacatagtctaaatttataattataattgattaaacaaaatcaattaactgagtcttacaaacagtatggtctcaactagtatggggaccatgggcctgtataaaccgagcttcctataagtcgaaccgaatttaccaagtaaattccctaacttattaattccttattgaatccacacttagaacttggaattgcactctcaatcatatagaacgctctatatgtttcacgatatagatacgctattagttatctgttgttataatcctaatatgatcaatgaccctctaatagatgatctacatttaaTAAGCACTAAATTgtcgttacaccttcaatgtattttatccttaaaacacttagctccgtataaatgatatttcagcaaagtgaaatgagatctccaccatttatctctatttagccaagctcgaaggatatcatcttttcacttctaaattcctatagaagttatagactccatatttaagtagcgctcccactcaattatactatcatgttcccaaaatatacatatcaccctgacccaaaagtaggcttaactaacaaatcaaagaacatgtataatactcttgagatcgaacctaatcatatcaggattaagatcatttgatctaagatcaacaagtgatattgaattggatagatattacgataaattttaatatatctaatcaaagttcaatatcggccccttctgatgtatactccatacatccgaatctttggtaaactttgccaataccctggaaaggacataacacttatccaaggtgaaagaatacctatcgctgattatcatgtcagtctaaatccagtgaactgacaaatcagggaataaactttcgaacatataattaagattatattccactgtgctgacaacactataatctttaacaaattcatatgttctggacttaaatagaattcatacgttatatatataatcatgaaataaatcatgtgaaccatgcaacataaaatgttatttctgatctttattaataagtaaatctgattatattgaaataggttttatttagggcacaaaacccaacatgggAGTCGTACCGAGTTTTCATAAAGTGTTTGTGTTACTTGCCTCTAAGTTTAGTTCtgctgtgttttttttttttttatttcccgTAATTTGAATAGTTTGGCGGATTTCCTGGCCTCACAAGCCAGAGAGAATCGGTTGTGCCAAACATCTCTGGTTTTAGGGAGTCACCCCCTGTTGTGGGAGACATCTGACTCGTTAGTTTTCTTTTTCGTTTTCAATGAAGGCAAGTTttaatcaaagaaaaaaaaaaaagttacagaACAGTGATATAGAGATTGAGACACAATAATTCAGATTTTAACTGCTTCTctcaacaataaattaataataatgaaaaaatatcttatttaaaataataaacaagtatgtttttttcttgtaaaaaataagaaaatatctaaaattttgGATAAGCACACATCTCCATCCAACCACCATATCTCCCTGCCCCCTGCCCTCTGCCCCATTGGCAAGCTTACCATATTATACAAGACACTGATGCTTGCGCTTGACTgttaattattattcttttccCCATTGAGTTTCTTCTCATAAAAGCAAAAAAAGAATGTACCATGAACTCATGAAGAGGGACGGTGGGTTAAAGTCCCATCTCTAAGTTTGATTTATGTGAAATGTTACACTAAAAACAGGTTTTATAccataaaaatacaaagttCCGActcgaaaattaaatatataaatagtcTTAAGGGCCACTCTCATTTGCCATTTTTGGTTGATAGAAATTGTTTGTTTAGTGCCAAAAATGATATTAGTTTTAGTTTGCGTGCACGATATGGATGTACACGTTCCCTTTAAttcatcttttttttcttattttaaataataatattttatatttatgacTGGCAATCTGAATATATGGTCAAACATTATAAATAGTTTCAAGTGTAATTGCTAACTGTTTGTATGTATAGCGTATCAGGGCTGTAGATGACAAAGATTTTTAAACCGATAAGGCACTTTCTTTTGACCTTAACCCTACTCTCCCCATTTTACCCTCACAGGAACAAGCTTAATACTTATGCACGTCAATGGACATCTTGGTAAACTAAACTGCCCCAAAGCTGGGCCATCCATTATATATAGAGGGAGAATATGGACTAAAAAGCATTAAGTTTATAATAAGGGAAAATAATTGGACTCGGGAGGATGTCGCCGGCCATTGAACCACAAGCTCCGCTACTTCCGAAACAGCAAACGCAGGGGGCGAATCATGCGTCTATATCTGGTGCTGTGTTCAACATCGCCACAACCATAATCGGTGCTGGGATCATGTCGATTCCGGCAACTCTTAATGTTGTCGGAGTAATACCTGCTTTTACGCTTATTGTCATTGTCGGTCTATTAGCTGAAGTATCAGTGGAGTTCTTGGTGAGGTTTACGCAGTCCGGCGAATCCATTACCTATGCTGGAGTCATGAACGAGTCATTTGGCCGACTCGGTTCGGTGGCTACCCAAGTTTGTGTCATGGTGACTAATCTCGGGTGTTTAATAATTTACCTCATCATTATCGGTATGCTTCAATTGACAAAGCTTATGAGTACTAGAAAGTTGGTCTGTTCTGATTTAGGATTTGTTTAGTTTCGTTTCAAGTCTTTATGCTTACTGCGATACCATTTATCAGAAATTGTAGTAGCTCAACCCTTAATTTGATTTCTATGAGCAAAATCACATGACGATCACAGATTTAATATATGTGGATAGATTTTGTGGTAATCGTGTTGTTCATGAATGCTTTTGCATTTTTAATTGCAGGGGATGTACTCTCGGGAAGTCAATCTGGAGGAACTGTACACTTGGGAGTTTTGCGAGAATGGTTTGGCATCCATTGGTGGAACTCTCGCGAATTTTCCATCTTAGTCATTGTCGTTTTCGTTATGCTTCCATTGGTTTTGCTAAGGCGTGTAGGTCAGTCAAACGTACTGCAATTTTGCTCTGTTACTTCATATTGAATAAAGTTGAATTGGGTTATGCTTCAGAAGTTTTTGCCTGAATTTGCTGACTTTTTCATCTGGGTTATGGCTATTTTTGTCAGAATTGTTGAAGTTCAGTTCATTCGTGTCAGTGCTTCTTgccttggtttttgttggcaTATGTACTGTGATGGCAATAATTGCACTTGTCCAAGGCAAAACCAAGGATCCAAAACTAATACCTCATCTAGACGAACACACATCCTTCTTTGACCTTTTCACTGCCGTCCCCATCATTGTAGCAGCTTTCACTTTTCATTTTAATGGTAAATAACATGCAAGAAGCACCCCAAATGTTTGTTCATATATTGGTTGCAATTATTGTGCTAATTCTTTCTGACCAATTCGAACAGTTCATCCAATTGGTGTCGAGCTAAGCAAACCATCAGACATGCTCTTAGCTGTCCGAATTGCATTAGTTCTTTGTGCAACAGTTTACTTCGCCATCGGCCTATTTGGCTACTTACTCTTCGGAGATTCAATCATGCCAGACTTACTAGTCAATTTCGATAGAAACTCTGCTACAGCAACTGGTGCAGTGCTTAATGATGCGGTTCGACTGAGCTACGCACTCCATCTGATGCTGGTTTTCCCTCTATTGAACTTCCCATTAAGAGCAAATATAGATGAATTTCTCTTCCCCAAGGAATCCCTTTTGGCCTCAGACACCAAAAGATTTTTGGTTCTCACAATATCTCTTTTGGTCTTTTCATACTTAGCAGCCATAGCCTTCCCAAACATTTGGTATCTCTTTCAGTTTGTGGGGTCAACATCTGCAGTTTGCCTTGGCTTT is a window from the Cannabis sativa cultivar Pink pepper isolate KNU-18-1 chromosome 1, ASM2916894v1, whole genome shotgun sequence genome containing:
- the LOC133033647 gene encoding amino acid transporter AVT6C-like, producing the protein MSPAIEPQAPLLPKQQTQGANHASISGAVFNIATTIIGAGIMSIPATLNVVGVIPAFTLIVIVGLLAEVSVEFLVRFTQSGESITYAGVMNESFGRLGSVATQVCVMVTNLGCLIIYLIIIGDVLSGSQSGGTVHLGVLREWFGIHWWNSREFSILVIVVFVMLPLVLLRRVELLKFSSFVSVLLALVFVGICTVMAIIALVQGKTKDPKLIPHLDEHTSFFDLFTAVPIIVAAFTFHFNVHPIGVELSKPSDMLLAVRIALVLCATVYFAIGLFGYLLFGDSIMPDLLVNFDRNSATATGAVLNDAVRLSYALHLMLVFPLLNFPLRANIDEFLFPKESLLASDTKRFLVLTISLLVFSYLAAIAFPNIWYLFQFVGSTSAVCLGFIFPGAIAVRNVNGVSTRKDKIMATIMIVLAVVTSIIAISTNIYNLLGDGEKS